The nucleotide window GGTGGCGACGTCGTGGCCCGCGACGGTCGCCGACCCGCCGGTCGGTTCGATCAGGCCCGCGAGCATCTTCAGTGTCGTCGTCTTGCCCGCGCCGTTCGGGCCGACGATGCCGAACACCTCGCCCGAATCGACCTCGAAGGTCGACCCCTCGACGGCGACGAAGCCGCCGTAGGTTTTGCGCAGGCCGTCCGCGGAGATCATGGCCACTGATTGGACCTCACGGTGTTTGTAGCCACCGGCGATCAGCCTTCCTTCCGGCTGTTTTCGGGCGAATCGAAGGTCGCCCTCGCGGTTCGGCTGGCGATCCAGTCACGCACCAACCGTCGATCCCGGTCACGCGTCGATCAACGAGTCGAACAGCGCGTCCGCGTCGGCGGGCACGTCGAAGTCGTGGTAGTGCTCGCCCTTTTCCTTCGAAAGAATGTTGAGCGCCGCGGCGGCCCCGTCGCCGGCGGCGATGACCGCCTGCCACTCCTCGACGCGGACCACCGCACCGGTCGCGTAGGCGTCCGCGACGGAGGTCTCCATCGTCACGTCCACGTCGACGACGTCCTCGGCGGTCGTTTCACAGCCCAGATCGGTCGCGAGCGAGCGGTCCGCCCCCGTCGCAAACACGACGTAGTCGGCGGTCTCGGAGCCCTCGGTCGTCTCGACAGAAAAGCCGTCGTCGGTCGTCGTGACGCGCTCGACGGCCGTGCCCTGGCGACGGTCGACGTCGAAGTCGTCGACCTGATCGCGGAGTGTCTCCATGTACACCGAGCCGTCGATAGACCCGATCCCGGGGTAGTTGAACAGGTGCGCCTTGTGCATCCAGGTCTCGTCGGTGTCGAAGACCGTCGTTTCGAGTCCGTTCTTGGCGGTGAACAGCGCCGCGCTCAGTCCGGCGGGGCCGCCCCCGACGACGATGACGTGTGTCATGGAGGGGGCTCTCGCGCCGTGGTGTTAAAGCTACGTCACGGGGCGAGAGGGTGTCGGCACGGGCACGGCGACCCCACCCCCGCGGACGGTCCAACATCGAGGGTAGATACCGGCCATTTTAGAGCACCGACGATATACAGCCTGACGGTGGCGATGACGAGCAGTTACCCCCACCGAGCCCCGTGTGACGAGGCCCACTGACCGAGCCACCGTCTTTCGACACAGACGCCCACCAGCGCCCGCTTCACAGGTCACTCCGCGTCGACGGCCGTGCCGGTCACCGGTCCGTCCCAGGCGTCGATCCCGCCGGTGAGGTTGTAGACGTGATCGCCGTCGATACCGCCGTGGGCCGCGAGGAGCCGCGCGCCCTGCTGGCTGGCGATCCCGTGGGCACAGACCGTCACGATCCGGTCGGGGTCCCGGTCGGCGATCGCGTCGCTGTGCTCTGGAATCGTCCCCAGCGGGACGTTCTCGCTGTCGGGGATGTGCCCGCGCTCGAAATCGGCGGACGCGCGCACGTCGACGAGCAGCGTGTCGTGGTCCTCGCGGACCGCGGGGAGGTCGTCCGGATCGATAGCTGCGACCATGCGAGACATCGCGGTGGTGGAGACAAACCCGTGGCGGTCGCGGCAGGCAGTCGCGACACGCGACCAGCGGGGGCCCTACAGCAGGCCCTCCTCGGCGGCGAGCAACAGTCCCTCGATCGTGGCGTCGTTGGCGGGATCCGCGCGAGCGCGGTCGAGGGCCTCGTCGATCGGCACCCGGACGATATCGAGGAACTCGTTGTCGTCGCGGTCGATCTCCACGGGGTGGAGTCCCTCCGCGAAGACGATGGCGCGTTCGTGGCGCAACACGCCCGTCGCCACCCAGAACTGTTCGAGCAGGGCGAGCCCCGACGGATCGAGACCGGTCTCCTCGCGGAGTTCGCGCGCGGCGGCCTGCGTGTACGATTCGCCGTCTTCGACGATCCCCGCGGGCAGTTCGAGACAGGACTCGCCGATCACCGGCCGGTACTGCTCGACCATCACCAGATGGTCGCCCGCCCTGGCGACGACGACCACCGCCGGCGGGAGTTCGGCCCAGTAGTAGCGTTTGGTCGACCCGTCGGGCTGACGAACGCGGTCGTATCCCCCGGTGTACCAGCCAGTCTCGTACTCGACGACGGACTCCTCGACCTCGAATTCGTCCATGCCGGCGCTCGGCCCCTCACACACTCAAGGCTACCGCCAGCGCGGGCGGTCACTCGTCGGCGTCGGTCCGTTCGTCGGCGTCGGTCCGTTCGTCGGCGTCGGACCCGTCGGTCGCGTCGAGCCCCGCCTGGAAGGCGTCACGGGCCTGTTCGGCTCTCCGATCCACGCCCGGCGCGTCCGGTCCGGGATCGATCGGTTGGACCGACTCCGCGATCCGGTCAGCGAGCGCCGCGGTCGTCAGATCGGGCCAGTCACTCGCGTGAGCGTCCAGCCAGCGCTCGTGGTCGTCGCCCTCGATACTCGCGGTGATCGCGACGTGATCGGTGAGATGGTCGAGATCGGCCTGCCGATCGCCACAGACCGGGCACTCGTACATACGCGCCCATCGGCGCCGCGGTCTATCAACCTGACCGTCGATGGACGAAGAGCACGGCGTCCTCGCCGTCCTCGTAGTACGCGGCTTCGCGGCCGTGCTCGCGATACCCGACCGCCCGGTAGCAGGCGATCGCCGCGGCGTTCGAGGGCCGGACTTCGAGGCCGACCACACCTGCGCCCGCGTCGTGAAGCCGCTCGGTCGCCACCCCACAGAGGTGGCGGCCGACGCCCGCGCCACGGGCCGCCGGCGCGACCGCGAGATCCTTGATGTGTCCGCACGGGCCGTCGGGGCAGGATTCGAGCGTCCCGACGACGAACCCCTCGATCGCATCGCGACGATCGTAGACCAGAAATCCTGGCGCGTCCACCAGCGCCGCGAACGCCTCCCGTGGCCATGGGGCGTCGAACGAGGCGCGCTCGATCGCCGCCACGGCGTCGAGATCGCGTCGGCGTGCACCCCGAACGACGGGCGAATCGCTCACGGCCGCCGTTCGACCCGACGGGATTTGTGCCCGTCGACCCGACGGAACGCTGACGGCCCGAAGATATTCGGCCCCGAGTTTCGAATGCGATAATTGCGAACGAACATTCAAGTACAACGACCGATCATATCCAGGTGCACCCAACCGGGTGCCATCCCCACCCACCCCCCCCCCACCCTCTTTCCGTTTTTTACCTGAGAAGCGATAGCGCCGAGCGTCCAGTCCCGTCACTGAGCGTGGCGTTCCATCGATTCGAGCGCCGACTCCGTCACTCAGAGCGTCGCGTCCCGGACGAAAGCAGTGGCGCCGTCAGTCGCTGGTGTCGACGCCGATCAGCGAATAGAGCGCACACGTCTGTGTCACGCCAGTCCCGATCAACACGAGTCCGATCAGTCCGACGACAGCCGCCACGACGAGATCGACCGGCGATCCCAGGCCGGCGACGCCCATCGCCACGACGACGGCGACGATTACGGCGACGAGGCCGGCGGCGATCCGAACGATGCGATCCGTCTGTCCCACGTTGTGGTTCATGGTGTCTCCGGTCGGCAGTGCGTCGGGCACCTACTTAAGATAAGGTGGCGAGATTCGATCGAACGGGGCGAGAACCGATCCGTTCGCGTCCGAGGACTCCCCGCGGAGTTCGTCAGGCCGCCGCCCCGGACTCCGGGGTCCGATCGGCCTCGATGATCGTCGCGAGGCGCTCGGCACTGAGCACCGTCAGTCCGCGCTCGGTCGCCCGATCGTGGACTGGCGGTGGGATCTCCGGTGCGACGAGAACGCCGACGTCGGCACCCGACGTGGCGTCGGCGGCGTCGGCCAGTCGTGTCACGTCACGTGTCGTCGGCGTCCCGTCGTCACCGACCACACAGACGAGAATCCGGATGTCGAACGGGTCGTCCCGCGACGCGATCAGATCGTACGGGTCGTCGTCGCCCGCGACCGTCGTGGTCGACCAGCCGTTGCGTGTGACAACGTCCGCGAGAAGGTCGGTCAGATCGGCCGAATCGAGAGCGTCGAGTTGGTGGTCGAACCCGCCCGCCGAGAGTGGTTGGACCTCGGCGCTGGGTTCGGGAACGCCGTCGGGGCTGGCGGTCGACGGGGCGTCGAGCGATTCGAGGCGATCGTCGACGGCCTCGAACCACGGATCCAGGTCGCTATCCAGGTCGGGATGGAGTTCGCGTGTCACCGCTCGGGCGCGATCGAGATGCGTGCGGGCGTCGTCGTAGTGTGTCCGGGCGCGGTCGTCGTCGCCCTGGTCCGCATACGCGTCACCGTCGACCAGTCGATCCCACGCGAGGTTGGTCCACGCCTCGTAGATGCCCTCGACGATTTCGATGATGCGCTCGCGAATCGCCTCGGGATCACCGTCGAACTGGTCGCCACGGTCGCCCCAACAGACCGACAGTGCATCCCGATACTCCTCTAAGGCCTCTTCTAAGGCGATCGCTCGGCCCATCCCGTCGAGTTCGAGGGCGTGTTCGTACGCCGATCGAGCGTCCGCGAGTGGTCGCCGGGAGAGATCAGCCAGATCGCGTTTCACGGTGGCGAGTCGGTCCTCTACCGGTTCGTCCAGCGAGGGTGGCTGAAGATCGGCCGCTCGCTGCAGGGCGTCCCGGGCCGTCGTCATCGCGTCGTGGGCATCGTGATACGCTCCCGCTTCGATCGCGTCCTGAGCGCGCTCGTGGTGGCGTTCGCCCCGATCGAGATGGACTCGTGTCCGGAGCATCGCCACGTCGTCCTCCCCGGCGAGTCGTGTCAGCGACTGCATCGCGCCCGGTCCGAGCGATTCCAACCGTGACTGGGCCTGCATGAGCGCCGCTTCGGCGGCGTCGGCCCGGTCGAGTGCCGCGTCGTACTCAGAGGCGTCGAGGCGGTCGAGCGCGTCGGACATCCGCTCGCGGAACGACTCGATCGCCGTGCGCGCGCCCGACCACGCACTCAATGCCCGTTCGAGGTACGCCTCGACACGTTCGAGGTCGCCTTTGAACGGGACCTCCCAGCGCTGAGCGGGCGTGACGAGCACCAACCGCTCCGAGAAGAAACTCTCCTCGCGCCGGACCGCGACGATCTCGACGTAGGGGACGTTGACGACGCGGTCGTCCGTGCCGTCGGCCCCACCGACGACGAACAGCGTCCGCACGTCCGTGAGGATCACGACCGTGTTGTGGCCCGCACTCGGCTCGATCTCCTCACAGTCGCCGTCGTCGTCCAGAATCAGTCCGCGCTGCCCGTTCGTGAGGAGGTACTGTGGCTCCTCGTCCTCACCGAGATACTGGTCGAGAACGCGCCGTGCGCCCTCGATCCCGGCGGCGTCGACTGTGTCGCCGGGATGACCCCGACGACCGTCCGCGATTTCGATGATCTCCCCCATTGATTGGCCCCACCAGGGCTCGGCCGTTGGTACAACAATGAGGCTGCTAGTACAAAAATAATGCCTATGAAAACAAAGTGATTTTTCTCACGCCACACGGCGTGAATCGATCGCCGTCTACCGATCGGGGGCTACCGGCGGAGTTCGAGAACAGTCAATCGTTCGAACGGAAACGACTGCTCAGCGACCGCCCGAGCGGAAAATCCCGCGTCGGCGGCCCGCTCGCGGACGGCGTCGAGGCCCGTAAGTGTGCTCACGAGCAGATACGCCCGTCCGCGCGGGCGGAGCGCGCGCCCCAGATCGTCGAGAAACGGGTCGATCACGCGGCGGCCGTCCGGCCCACCGGAGAGGGCCCGCGCGAGCCAGTCGTCGCGTTCCTCGTCGGCCGGCGTCGGGAGATAGGGCGGGTTGAACGCGATCACGTCCGCCGCGTCGGTGGCGATCGGATCCAGGAGGTTCGCCCGCACGATCGGGAGACCGCGATCGTGAGCGCGCCGGCAGGCGTGCGGGTTCAGATCCGTCGTGATCAGGCGGCCGGGACGGTCAGCGACGCTGGCGGCGACCTCGCCGCTGCCGGTCCCGACTTCGAGCAGGGTCTCGCCCGCCCGGAGGTGCTCGTCGATGACCTCCGCCAGGAGATGGGAGTCCTCGGCCGGCTCGTAGACGTCCGGAAGGTCGTCGGGAACCATCGGTCAGGCGAGACGCGCGATCCGGGCGAACGTCTCGGGCGCGAGCGATCCCGGGCGCGCGTCGAGAATCTCCTCGTCGAGCGCGTCGAGCACGGCCGCGGGGTCGTCGATGCCCGTGATGTGAGTCGTGTTGCGGATCGCGTTGCGCGTCGTCTTCCGGCGCTGCGTGAACACGCCCCGCACCACGTCGAAAAACCGGTCGTCGTCCGAAACCTCGTAGGTCGGCGTTCGGGGGTCGAGCCGGACGACCGCGCTCTCGACGGCGGGTTGTGGATCGAACGCCGTCGGCGGGACGGGCTCTTCGATCGTCACCGCGGCGTAGTGGCCCGCCGTGACCGACAGCCGGCCGTACTCGTCCTCGCCGGGGCCGGCAGCCATCCGCTCGGCGAACTC belongs to Halococcoides cellulosivorans and includes:
- a CDS encoding NAD(P)/FAD-dependent oxidoreductase; this translates as MTHVIVVGGGPAGLSAALFTAKNGLETTVFDTDETWMHKAHLFNYPGIGSIDGSVYMETLRDQVDDFDVDRRQGTAVERVTTTDDGFSVETTEGSETADYVVFATGADRSLATDLGCETTAEDVVDVDVTMETSVADAYATGAVVRVEEWQAVIAAGDGAAAALNILSKEKGEHYHDFDVPADADALFDSLIDA
- a CDS encoding rhodanese-like domain-containing protein; the protein is MVAAIDPDDLPAVREDHDTLLVDVRASADFERGHIPDSENVPLGTIPEHSDAIADRDPDRIVTVCAHGIASQQGARLLAAHGGIDGDHVYNLTGGIDAWDGPVTGTAVDAE
- a CDS encoding NUDIX hydrolase, with protein sequence MDEFEVEESVVEYETGWYTGGYDRVRQPDGSTKRYYWAELPPAVVVVARAGDHLVMVEQYRPVIGESCLELPAGIVEDGESYTQAAARELREETGLDPSGLALLEQFWVATGVLRHERAIVFAEGLHPVEIDRDDNEFLDIVRVPIDEALDRARADPANDATIEGLLLAAEEGLL
- a CDS encoding DUF5810 domain-containing protein — protein: MYECPVCGDRQADLDHLTDHVAITASIEGDDHERWLDAHASDWPDLTTAALADRIAESVQPIDPGPDAPGVDRRAEQARDAFQAGLDATDGSDADERTDADERTDADE
- a CDS encoding GNAT family N-acetyltransferase, whose translation is MSDSPVVRGARRRDLDAVAAIERASFDAPWPREAFAALVDAPGFLVYDRRDAIEGFVVGTLESCPDGPCGHIKDLAVAPAARGAGVGRHLCGVATERLHDAGAGVVGLEVRPSNAAAIACYRAVGYREHGREAAYYEDGEDAVLFVHRRSG
- a CDS encoding YgaP family membrane protein — its product is MNHNVGQTDRIVRIAAGLVAVIVAVVVAMGVAGLGSPVDLVVAAVVGLIGLVLIGTGVTQTCALYSLIGVDTSD
- a CDS encoding restriction endonuclease, yielding MGEIIEIADGRRGHPGDTVDAAGIEGARRVLDQYLGEDEEPQYLLTNGQRGLILDDDGDCEEIEPSAGHNTVVILTDVRTLFVVGGADGTDDRVVNVPYVEIVAVRREESFFSERLVLVTPAQRWEVPFKGDLERVEAYLERALSAWSGARTAIESFRERMSDALDRLDASEYDAALDRADAAEAALMQAQSRLESLGPGAMQSLTRLAGEDDVAMLRTRVHLDRGERHHERAQDAIEAGAYHDAHDAMTTARDALQRAADLQPPSLDEPVEDRLATVKRDLADLSRRPLADARSAYEHALELDGMGRAIALEEALEEYRDALSVCWGDRGDQFDGDPEAIRERIIEIVEGIYEAWTNLAWDRLVDGDAYADQGDDDRARTHYDDARTHLDRARAVTRELHPDLDSDLDPWFEAVDDRLESLDAPSTASPDGVPEPSAEVQPLSAGGFDHQLDALDSADLTDLLADVVTRNGWSTTTVAGDDDPYDLIASRDDPFDIRILVCVVGDDGTPTTRDVTRLADAADATSGADVGVLVAPEIPPPVHDRATERGLTVLSAERLATIIEADRTPESGAAA
- a CDS encoding HemK2/MTQ2 family protein methyltransferase, translating into MVPDDLPDVYEPAEDSHLLAEVIDEHLRAGETLLEVGTGSGEVAASVADRPGRLITTDLNPHACRRAHDRGLPIVRANLLDPIATDAADVIAFNPPYLPTPADEERDDWLARALSGGPDGRRVIDPFLDDLGRALRPRGRAYLLVSTLTGLDAVRERAADAGFSARAVAEQSFPFERLTVLELRR